A section of the Asticcacaulis sp. EMRT-3 genome encodes:
- a CDS encoding Gfo/Idh/MocA family oxidoreductase — MTKILRVGVAGAGVFGGYHANKYRQIANVELAGVYDLDKGRAETLADQHDVQAFGADDLDDFLSRIDALTIAAPAFAHAAIALKALEKGVHVYSEKPLAATEDDGEAMIAAAADKELVLACGHQERAVFEAIGLYGVPERPLRLEAVRNGTASTRNLDVSVVLDLMIHDLDLAISLAGAHPGGLTATARYRQEPGYQATGADEAVADVDFENGMKAIFSASRMAETRQRTMRIVYPQGQVEIDFLNRTFVNTTPFKLNADFAEADIARDPLGTSVGRFLETVRGERAVPLCNGREALSALSLALAIDSDLADVARA, encoded by the coding sequence ATGACGAAGATTTTGCGCGTCGGTGTGGCGGGAGCAGGTGTTTTCGGCGGCTATCACGCCAATAAATATCGTCAGATCGCCAATGTCGAACTGGCGGGGGTTTATGATCTCGACAAGGGACGCGCCGAAACCCTGGCCGACCAGCATGACGTGCAGGCTTTCGGTGCCGATGATCTTGACGATTTCCTGAGCCGGATCGACGCCCTGACCATTGCCGCACCGGCCTTTGCCCATGCGGCCATCGCTTTGAAAGCTCTGGAAAAGGGCGTGCATGTCTATTCCGAAAAGCCGCTGGCGGCCACGGAAGATGACGGCGAGGCCATGATCGCCGCCGCGGCGGACAAAGAGCTGGTGCTGGCCTGCGGCCATCAGGAACGCGCCGTTTTTGAAGCCATCGGCCTCTATGGCGTGCCGGAGCGCCCCTTGCGTCTCGAAGCGGTGCGTAACGGCACGGCCAGCACGCGCAATCTCGATGTGTCGGTGGTGCTCGATCTGATGATCCACGATCTCGACCTCGCCATCTCGCTGGCCGGTGCGCATCCGGGCGGGTTGACGGCCACGGCGCGCTACCGGCAGGAACCGGGCTATCAGGCGACAGGTGCCGATGAGGCGGTGGCCGATGTCGATTTTGAAAACGGTATGAAGGCCATTTTCAGCGCCTCGCGCATGGCCGAAACGCGCCAGCGCACCATGCGCATCGTCTATCCGCAAGGGCAGGTGGAGATTGACTTCCTCAACCGCACCTTCGTCAATACCACGCCTTTCAAGCTTAATGCCGATTTCGCCGAAGCCGACATCGCCCGCGACCCGCTGGGCACCAGCGTCGGACGGTTTCTGGAAACGGTGCGCGGCGAACGGGCGGTGCCTTTGTGCAATGGGCGCGAAGCCCTGAGCGCGCTCAGCCTGGCCCTGGCGATCGACAGTGATCTGGCCGATGTGGCGCGGGCCTGA
- a CDS encoding NnrU family protein, whose product MWTLALASAFFLFIHLMISATSLKDRVIEKIGGTAYYILFSLLSIGGLIWLCVAFGMALGDPMNYALWNSGPFLRVIGIAGNFLAFLLVVMGYTTPSATSLPALWHMPEKPVYGIIRITRHPVLAGIGIWALTHMICNGNLAAWIFFGSLLALCGLGANTIDRKRMTLMGDVYASIMRRTSIVPFVAIIEGRIAFDAKELGVVRPLLAVSMFSVFLTLHELLFTVRAF is encoded by the coding sequence ATGTGGACACTTGCGCTTGCCAGCGCCTTTTTCCTGTTCATCCACCTGATGATCAGCGCCACATCGCTGAAGGATCGTGTGATCGAAAAGATCGGCGGCACGGCCTATTATATCCTGTTTTCCCTGCTGTCGATCGGCGGGCTGATCTGGCTTTGCGTCGCCTTCGGCATGGCGCTGGGCGATCCGATGAATTACGCCTTGTGGAACTCCGGCCCCTTTCTGCGCGTCATCGGCATAGCTGGCAATTTCCTGGCCTTCCTGCTGGTGGTGATGGGCTACACCACGCCGTCGGCCACCAGCCTGCCCGCCCTGTGGCACATGCCTGAAAAACCGGTTTACGGCATTATCCGCATCACCCGCCACCCGGTTCTGGCCGGGATCGGCATCTGGGCCCTGACCCATATGATCTGCAATGGCAATCTGGCGGCCTGGATTTTTTTCGGCTCCCTGCTGGCGTTGTGCGGCCTAGGTGCCAACACCATCGACCGCAAGCGCATGACGTTGATGGGCGATGTCTATGCTTCGATCATGCGCCGCACGTCGATCGTGCCCTTCGTGGCCATTATCGAAGGCCGCATCGCCTTCGACGCCAAAGAACTGGGCGTGGTGCGCCCGCTGCTGGCCGTATCGATGTTCAGCGTTTTCCTCACCCTGCACGAACTGCTGTTCACGGTACGGGCGTTTTAA